The Thermovirga sp. region AGATCGACCTTGTCGAGGACGAAGTAAGAGGAAGGCTTATCGCCGAGACCATAACCGAGGAGTCCGGGAAGGCCGTCATCAAGAAGAACGAGAGGATCACCCGCGATATCCTCGAAAAGTTATGGGAGATGGGGAAGACCCAGGTCTGGGTTTGGAAGACCGACTCCGCCATCGAGGCCACCATGGAGCGCGACCAGACCAAGAACTCCGACGAGGCCATCCTGGAGATGTTCCGCAGGCTTCGGCCCAACGAGCCGGCCCGGATGGAGAACGCCAGGGAATACGTCAACGGGCTTTTCTTTGATACCCGGAGGTACAACCTGGGCCGCGTCGGAAGATACAAGCTGAATCGTCGGCTTGGTCTCGATGTACCGGGTTCGATGCGCCTGCTCCTGGTGGAGGGCGTGGTGCAGATCGTCAAAAAGTTGATGGCCCTCAGGGACGGCCAGGAACGAATTGACGACATCGACCACCTCGGCAACAGGAGGGTGCGCGCCGTGGGCGAACTGCTCCAGAACCAGGTACGGATCGGCCTGCTCAGGATGGAGAGGATAGCACGGGAGAGGATGACCACTATCCCTGACCTCACCGAGGCCACGGCGAAGGAACTTATAAACGTCCGCCCCATATCGGCGGCGTTGAGGGAGTTCTACGGCTCGGGCCAACTTTCGCAGTTCATGGACCAGACGAACCCCCTGGCCGAACTGACCCACCGGAGGAGACTCTCGGCGCTCGGCCCCGGCGGCCTGAGCAGAGAGAGAGCGGGTTTCGAGGCCAGGGACGTCCACTACACCCACTATGGGAGGGTTTGCCCCATCGAGACCCCCGAGGGGCCGAACATCGGCCTGGTGACCTCCCTGTCGATCTACTCGAGGATAAACGAATACGGTTTCCTCCAGGCGCCCAAAAGAAAGGTCGTCGACGGCAAGGTCACCGATGAGGTCGTGTACCTCGGAGCCGACGAGGAGGACGAATTTTACATCGGGAGGGCGAACACCCCTGTAAATTCCGACAGGACCTTTGCTGAAAAGGAGATCTACGTCAGGGACAGGGGAGATATAGCCGTGGTTGAACCGGCAAAGGTGGACTTTCTCGATATTTCGCCCAAGCAGATTGTCTCGGCCTCTACGGCCCTCATACCCTTCCTCGAACATGACGATGCCAATAGGGCCCTCATGGGTTCCAACATGCAGAGGCAGGCCGTTCCGTTGATAAATGCCAAGGCCCCCGTCATCGGCACCGGGATCGAAGCCAGGATAGCCCGTGATACGGGATCCTGCGTGGTGGCGCGCAATTCCGGCACCGTGATCGGCGTCGATTCCATGACGATTCAGATCCAACCCGGCAAGAGTGGCAAGGTCGATCAATACAACCTGGTCAAATTCAAGAGATCGAACCAGGGGACTATCATTCATCAGAAACCCATCGTCTACAAGGGAGATATGGTCAAGGCGGGGGATATCATTGCCGACGGTCAGGCAGTGGAGAACACCGAACTGGCCCTGGGCAACAACGTCCTCGTGGCTTTCGTCTCCTGGGAGGGTTACAACTACGAGGATGCCATTCTGCTGAGCGACAGGCTGGTCAAGAATGACAGCTTCTCCTCCGTCCATATCGAGGAGTACGAGGTGGAAGCCCGGGACACTAAACTCGGCCCCGAGGAAATAACCAGGGATATCCCCAACGTCGGCGAAGATGCCCTCAAGGACCTTGATGAGACCGGCATCGTCCGGATCGGCGCGGAAGTGGTGGCGGGGGACATCCTCGTCGGCAAGGTCACCCCCAAGGGCGAGTCGGACCAGTCGCCGGAGGAAAAACTACTGAGGGCCATCTTCGGTGAAAAAGCCAGGGAGGTCCGGGACACTTCCATGAGGATTCCCCACGGCGAGGGCGGAAAGGTCGTGGCCGTCAAGCAACTCAGCCGTTCCGAAAACGGAGACGACCTGACGCCGGGAGTCAACGAGGTCGTCAAGGTCTACGTGGCGAAGATAAGGAAGATCTCCGTGGGCGACAAGATGGCGGGCCGCCACGGCAACAAGGGTGTCGTTTCGAGGATCCTCCCCGAGGAGGACATGCCCTACCTGCCCGATGGTACTCCCATCGATGTGGTCCTGAACCCCATAGGAGTGCCAAGCCGCATGAACTTGGGCCAGGTGCTGGAGACCATCCTCGGTTTTGTGGCTTCCAGGAACGGCTGGCATGTCGCTTCGGCCGTTTTCGAGGGCGCGAACGAGAAGGAGATCCTGGACCTGGTGGAGAAATCCCGCCAGGAGGGTTTCAAGGAACTGACGCCCGACGGCAGAGTGCTCCTCTACGACGGCAGGACCGGCGAGCCCATGAGGCGATCCGTCACGGTGGGGACCATGTACATGATGAAACTCATCCACTTGGTGGACGACAAGATCCATGCCAGGTCCATAGGCCCCTACAGCCTCATCACCCAGCAGCCCCTCGGGGGGAAGGCCCAGTTCGGCGGGCAGCGCTTCGGGGAGATGGAGGTCTGGGCCCTTGAAGGTTATGGTGCAGCCCACGTTCTCCAGGAGATCCTGACCGTCAAGTCCGACGACATCAGGGGGAGGCTCAAAACCTACGAACGGATCGTCAAGGGGCTCAACCTGACGGAACACGGGGTTCCCGAAAGCTTCAGGGTCCTCGTCAAGGAACTGCAGGGTCTGGGCCTGGACGTGGAGATCGTCTACGAGGACGGCACTATGGGCGAACTCTTGCTGGAAGAGGATGACGAGCCGGTTTCCCTCCCCAGGACGAGGGTACTGGAAGAGAAGCATGAAGGAACCGCGAAACACCTTGAGGGTATATTCCACGACGAGGTGCCCGGGAAGGATGAGCAGGTGCAATCCCTGCAGGCCCTGGGCAAGACGGTGACGAAAGACCCGGAAGAGGGGGCTGATGAATAGATGAACCAGAGAGG contains the following coding sequences:
- a CDS encoding DNA-directed RNA polymerase subunit beta: MAEFVPVNSKRQRLTFGRTRDLVEIPDLVEIQRDSFRWFFQYNEKGRLIEADERSSQGLQELFDEVFPIESYDGSFALEFVDYFVEDPQITQEEAIQRDLSWSRSVKATIRLVNRKTEEIKEEEVYLGDFPMMTERGTFIINGTERVVVSQLARSAGVYFNSEESIPGQERYSAKVIPDRGAWLEFDMTPGEVLSVNIDNRKKLPVTVLLKAFGAADNDEILKLFDAVEEQIDLVEDEVRGRLIAETITEESGKAVIKKNERITRDILEKLWEMGKTQVWVWKTDSAIEATMERDQTKNSDEAILEMFRRLRPNEPARMENAREYVNGLFFDTRRYNLGRVGRYKLNRRLGLDVPGSMRLLLVEGVVQIVKKLMALRDGQERIDDIDHLGNRRVRAVGELLQNQVRIGLLRMERIARERMTTIPDLTEATAKELINVRPISAALREFYGSGQLSQFMDQTNPLAELTHRRRLSALGPGGLSRERAGFEARDVHYTHYGRVCPIETPEGPNIGLVTSLSIYSRINEYGFLQAPKRKVVDGKVTDEVVYLGADEEDEFYIGRANTPVNSDRTFAEKEIYVRDRGDIAVVEPAKVDFLDISPKQIVSASTALIPFLEHDDANRALMGSNMQRQAVPLINAKAPVIGTGIEARIARDTGSCVVARNSGTVIGVDSMTIQIQPGKSGKVDQYNLVKFKRSNQGTIIHQKPIVYKGDMVKAGDIIADGQAVENTELALGNNVLVAFVSWEGYNYEDAILLSDRLVKNDSFSSVHIEEYEVEARDTKLGPEEITRDIPNVGEDALKDLDETGIVRIGAEVVAGDILVGKVTPKGESDQSPEEKLLRAIFGEKAREVRDTSMRIPHGEGGKVVAVKQLSRSENGDDLTPGVNEVVKVYVAKIRKISVGDKMAGRHGNKGVVSRILPEEDMPYLPDGTPIDVVLNPIGVPSRMNLGQVLETILGFVASRNGWHVASAVFEGANEKEILDLVEKSRQEGFKELTPDGRVLLYDGRTGEPMRRSVTVGTMYMMKLIHLVDDKIHARSIGPYSLITQQPLGGKAQFGGQRFGEMEVWALEGYGAAHVLQEILTVKSDDIRGRLKTYERIVKGLNLTEHGVPESFRVLVKELQGLGLDVEIVYEDGTMGELLLEEDDEPVSLPRTRVLEEKHEGTAKHLEGIFHDEVPGKDEQVQSLQALGKTVTKDPEEGADE